A region of the Cucurbita pepo subsp. pepo cultivar mu-cu-16 chromosome LG14, ASM280686v2, whole genome shotgun sequence genome:
CGTGGCACTTCCGATGTCCAATCCGAGCTCGCCGACCTGATCCAAGCCAGCGAAATTGCGAAATCCATCGACAACCCATTAAAGAACATCATGAGGAGAAAGTACAGGCCGCAATTAGTGATGGCAATTGCCATACCCTTCTTCCAACAGGTCACTGGAATCAACGTAATCGCCTTCTACGCGCCAGTTCTGTTCAGGACAATTGGGTTGGGGGAAAGCGCTTCGTTGTTCTCCGCAATCATGACGGGCGCTGTGGGGTTAGTCACTACCTTCATATCCATGCTGGTGGTGGACAAATTGGGGCGGAGAGCTCTGTTCATAGCAGGGGGTGTGCAAATGTTTGTGTCACAAATCATTGTTGGTGCGTTGCTTGCGGCGCTGTTGGGCGACGAAGGGAGTGTGAGTAAAGGCTACAGCTTTGTGCTTTTGGTGCTGATTTGTGTGTACGTGGCGGGATTTGGGTGGTCTTGGGGGCCGTTGGGGTGGCTTGTGCCGAGCGAGATATTTCCATTGGAGATCAGGTCGGCGGGGCAGAGTATCACAGTGGCAACCAACTTTGTGTTTACATTCATTATTGCTCAGACTTTCTTGGCCATGTTGTGCCACTTGAAAGCAgggattttcttcttctttggagGGTGGGTGGTGGTGATGACTGTTTTTGTGTACTGTTTTCTGCCGGAGACTAAGAATTTGCCGATTGAGAAGGTGGAGCTGGTGTGGAGACAGCACTGGTTTTGGAAGAGAGTTGTCGGGGAAGATGAAGAGGAGAGGAAAATGGGGGGTTTTCACTCCTGAACTTATTTTATACCGTTGAATTATGGGATATAAATGGATTAAAAACACgtttaaatataatacacattataaactaaatcatatttactgaccaaattttgaaaataaaataaaatatactattaacTAAATacgaaaaataagaaaaaaaaaaatctcaactcATTACAActgtatataatatattttattttataatgatttaTTCTTTGACTAATCttataaactatttaaatgttattattttttgaaatatagaGAATAACTTTcgagttttaattaaatgtttaaaaataaacgaaTAAATCGATGGTATAAAAgctaatattttactttaattaaaaatataaatttaaataaatgactcGAACAGCTACAAtcaatcaaactaaaaaatttatgacttggttgagttcattatttaaatttataacttCAACAATTGGATttactatataaaaaaatatttcaactcAATCTAggaatatttataaaaataaatgactaAACGACTTTATTAAGATAATCACGTTGAATAATTTATCTTATAAGTAAGGGCtcccaaaaattaaatacacaTATACATTGCAACTttatagaatttattttttttataaactttctaCTTACTGCAATTTATTtacatcaaatttatttatttatttttgtatgttttaaattatttttggtaCAACAActctaattttaagaaaaataaatatatgttagaTATGTTCGTCTTATTTTAAGgtactaaaattaatatattaaaaatggaaaatacaaaatgagCAGTTTTGTagttgaaaaacaaatttaaaaatcaattataaattGGTTTCATCgggtaatttattattttgtaatggTGAAATTAGAAAACCCAACTCGGCAACTGTTTATTGAGTGATCCTGAAATTGTTAAAGTGTTCCACGTGGCAAATTTCTATTTGTTTAAAGTCcgattgtttttttgtttgcaaCAGCAACCCATCAGAGCCGTCCGattagttattttaaattggCTAGCTGAGgactttgaattttattttattaaatttaattatatatatatatataaaaaaaagaagttttggGAGAGACATTCTTTTCTTCAGCTTCTGCAGTCTTAGCGCGCTTCTTTTTGCCTTTTGGGAATCGGAGGGTTCTTGTGCGATTTTCTTCTTCGGGTTTCTCGAGAAAATTCTCGTGCGATTCTAGGTGTTTTCTGCTTTGTTGGTAGTCGATTACGACTGCGAGCCAGAATTCTTTACAGGTAGAAATTTCGTCATGTTTGATCAATATAAACAACTGTGATTGATTGTCGTTAGGTTTCTTTTCCAGAGCTCGTGGGATTGTCTTGATGTTATCTCTGGTTATTCTGCTACTCtctgatttttgttttcttttgttttctgctGTTAGGAAATTTAGAAGAATTAGACTTCATGTTCAATTTGTGATGTTATTTGAATGATCCTGTGGGGTAGTCAATTCTTATGGTTATGGTTGAATTGTGGTTTCTACTGAAATTGATATGACTGGCTTGTTTGCTACTGAGATGAGCACATAAACGTTGGCGGATGACTAAATTAGGTTTCTCTCTGATTTTTACCAGAAATTGATATGACTAGCTTGTGTTTTCCACTCAATCGGAGTTTCTATTGAACTGAGTTAAATAGTTGTAAGTAATAGTATGGGTCGATTGAAAGTCTAGGTGAACTTATACTGGCTTATATTTGACTTAATACATCATTTTATACTATTACTTGCgagctgatctttcttttttggactttgaTGGGCATTGTTCTTTAACAGGCTTAATCATACACATCTTTAAGACGATTCCGGTTTTATTGTTGGTTCAATGCCTTCTGTTAATTCTTCTCAGTGGCAGGAGAAGGCTagtggttttttttcttcatcagGTACTTATTTCAGTACATAAAAGAgaagtttttgttgtttgctCTCTTGCAGTTCTAAGTTTCGCATGTTATATCTAATAATGGTACATTGTAGGAGTAAAGCTGAAAGAAGCTGGACAATCAGCTGGAACTTTTGTTGGGGGAGTTGCGAAGGATGCAAAAGGAAATGCTGCTGATGTTGCTGAACGGGTTGGTTCTTTGTTTAAGAGTCGATGGGCCCTCCTTCAGCAGCCAGCTACAAGACATGCTGTGCAAGAACGTCTAATATGTGCTGCTGCTACTACTGGCACATTCCTCAGAAAAGGTGTGACGGAGACAAAGGACAAGGTTGTCGTGGGGAAAGTTAAAGTTGAAGAGGTAATATTGGCGAAAAATTTCTATTCCTTTTTGTATATTACTTAGTGTGTAATTTCCTTTCATATCCAACGAGTGTATGTGTTTTAGGTTGCAAAAAAAACTGCTCAAAAGAGCAAGACAATTTTGACAGATATTGAGCGATGGCAGAAGGTAATAGTCCTCCTATACAGTTCCCCTCACTTTATATATTATACCCGACGTTTAACTCCTGTTTGTTTACCATTTTTCAGGGGGTTGCCAGTACTGATCGTAAGTTTCTGAAGTTTGTccatttagtttatttaatgttattgAGTATTTACATGTCTGATCTCTCTGCAAAATCTTCTTGCTCGGGTCtgtattattatgtttatttttttcttattatgtGACT
Encoded here:
- the LOC111809901 gene encoding hexose carrier protein HEX6, with amino-acid sequence MAVGMGAASEGGQYSGKMTPFVVLSCMMAAMGGVLFGYDIGISGGVTSMEAFLVKFFPEVDRKMKEDKDISNYCKFDSQLLTSFTSSLYLAGLVASFFASSVTKSFGRKPSIIFSGLVFIAGSALGGAATNIYMLIFGRVLLGVGVGFANQAVPLYLSEMAPSNYRGAINNGFQLSVGIGALTANLINFGTHKIKAGYGWRISLAMAAFPASILTVGALFLPETPNSLLQLGKPHQLVDEMLQRIRGTSDVQSELADLIQASEIAKSIDNPLKNIMRRKYRPQLVMAIAIPFFQQVTGINVIAFYAPVLFRTIGLGESASLFSAIMTGAVGLVTTFISMLVVDKLGRRALFIAGGVQMFVSQIIVGALLAALLGDEGSVSKGYSFVLLVLICVYVAGFGWSWGPLGWLVPSEIFPLEIRSAGQSITVATNFVFTFIIAQTFLAMLCHLKAGIFFFFGGWVVVMTVFVYCFLPETKNLPIEKVELVWRQHWFWKRVVGEDEEERKMGGFHS